The nucleotide sequence TTATAGGATACAAATGTTCATTTTTATACATTAAAGTAGAGAAACCATGACAATTGGTTCCATGAATTTCTAACCAATCGTAACCACCGTCATATTTCATAATTACGCCTACAACACCGTTAGTTTGGGATGTTCTATTTTTTCGTGTAATTTGTTTAAGAGAATATTCTATTTCCCAATCAATCCATTTACTTTTTTTCATATTCGGCGATAATATTACAATAGTAACTGATGTATCATACATCATATCCTTTAGCACACGTTTAATATTATCAGTAGTTGTATCTGTTAAATCTGGTGAATCACTTGTTTCTCCTTGATAATAAGTAGCAGCATCACCCAATGCTGTAATAATATCATCTCTTAATGTAGTCGCCTCACTGTACTTGTAAGAAATAAAAGTTTTATGTTCCATTATTAATTCACTTCCTTTTATAATAAATTAATAAATAATGCGATGAACCAAAATAACAATTGATATCAGCATAGGCATACCATATAATAGAATTAAAGTTTTTGAGAGTATAAAATTAAATAAGCAATCATTTTTACTGTTTGCATCTATCCACATATCTTTATTATAAGGATCTAAATCATATAGGTTATCTTGATTGTCCTTTAATCTTTCTTTAATTACCCAAGAGTATTTCCAACGATATAGTATTTCAGTTTTGAGAAAGAAACCATCTAATCCCCAAAACACAGCAGTTATAACAAAAATGAACAAACCTATAAGTTCAATTCTACAGTGTTGTGCAAAAAATAAAGTGAGCATAACTGTTATAAGTGTTATGTACCATCCTTTCAACAAAAATGAATTATTAGCCATACGTGTAATGCAAGCTTGAATTAAATCAATTTCCTTATGAATTATCTCCGTTGATATCTTGTCCAAATATATTACACCTCCAATAAAATTACAAACTTTATTAAACTAACAATGAATATAAATTATCAAGTATATCCTTACTTTTTTTACCATTATTTATTTTTTTCCAATTGCAAAAGCCATTATAATTAATAGCATATAAATGGTCTAAGTTTACATCATATTTAATTCTTAAATTTGCTTGTTTAGCAAAATCATAGTATTTTTTTTCAAGTACACTCTCATTAATAATACGGCTTGGCTTAGTTTCTCTTATCAACCTAGTTGTAACAAGCTCTGAATATATCCATGGAGACATAGTCTCATTTTTAATAACATCTTTAGTGTATATTGAATTAGGTGTATTAAGAAAAAATATACATTCTGTTCTATCTATCATTTCTGTTAATGCTGTTGAAAGCATCATATGGACATGACTTGTAGAAAAGTTCCTACTATCATAATTATAATAAGCTCCATCATCAGTTTTACAATAAGCATTATCTATTTCCTTTAGTAAATTATTAGAATATTTCCAAACACATGAATCAATAAACGAAGTTAATCCAAACTCTTGTTTAAGCCATCCAGCCAACTTAATTGCTAAATCTTCATCATCATGAGAGTGAGATATAAAAATATCTGCATCAATATCTTTAAACCAATCATTCTTTATTTTACTACCATCAAGTATTCCATCTTTTCCAACGTATTCATCAAGTTCTTTTTCTACTATATTTTTGTTATTTTCATGGTTACCATTACCTGTATCATAGTATTCCTTCTTGTTAAATATAGCATCATCTATTACATTAAATCCTTTATACATAACTTTTCATCTCCTTTAAAGTACTAATTAAATTATATTTTTCTAAGCATCTTCCCTGTTTGTCCAATTAACTGATTTTTATTTTTTTATCTTATTATTCTAACTAAGTTCTTAAACCATATCTTTGGTCTTTTTCATCTTGTAAAATAGCCTGATATCTTTATTTACATAATACTACACAATTTAACATTTACTCTAATTGTAGATTTTTCTATCATATTGATTAACTTCAATATATAATTAATTATACCAAAATTTAATTATATATTGCAAAATATAGTATAAAAATATAAAATATTGTTAAAGTATTACATATTGTTTTGTACCTTATCATAATCTATATTTTTTAGGGGGAATATTAATGGGACATAAAATATTTATATCTTATAAATATGCAGACGATGATGTATATCCAATAGAATCAGATTCTAATGAAACAACTACAGTTAGAAATTATGTAGATGAACTTCAAAAAAAGTTAGGAGATTCTAACGAAATAAACAAGGGAGAATCTGATGGGGAAGATTTATCACAATTAAACAAAGATACGATATGGAATAAATTAAGAAATAGAATTTATGACAGTACTATTACGATGGTTTTAATTTCTAAAAATATGAAGGAAGCATTTAAATTAGAAAAATATCAGTGGATTCCAAGAGAAATTTCATATTCACTTAAAGAAACATCACGCATAGACAAAAACGGTAATCCTATTACAAGCAAAACAAACGCTATGCTTGCTATAATAATTCCAGACTATAACAATTCTTATCAATATTATACCTATACAAATGACTGTTGTGAATCTCATTGTAGGACTTTATTAAACAATACATTATTCTCAATTCTTGGAAACAACATGTTCAATATAAAACAACCAGATACAAAAGATTGTGAAAATAATTCAACTATTTATTATGGAGATAGTAGCTATATACCAAGTGTAAAATGGGATGACTTTATTGATAATATGGATGAATATATTGATAAAGCATACGAAATCCAAGATAATATTGATAATTATAATATTTATAAAGAAATTGAATAGCTTATAGTTATAGTTACAATAACTAAATTTGATGATCAAAAATTTATTTCTTCCTGTATGGCTCGGAAGAACTCTTTTCATAATAAATCTACTTGGAAGTACAGGAGATTTATATATGCCGCTGTATCTTCTTATATACGATAAGAATGCAAAAATTATAGATAAACCCTACGATTTTGATGTGATAGTATAAAAAAGGTTGGCATCATTTTTATGATACCAACCTTCTTTATACTGGTATTAATTTATCCAAACAACCTATTCCATGTATTAACTCCAACAATACCATCAACTGCAAGCCCGCAGTCCCTCTGAAAACTCTCTACAGCCTCCAGGGTGCCCCCTCCAAAGAATCCATCAGCACCGCATCTTCCAACGTTATAACCTCTGCTCATAAGCTTTTCTTGAACAGCCTTTACATTGTTATCCTCCAAATTAGAATTCATTCTTATAAGGTATCCAGGATAAATTAATTTACCACCGTTTCCTGCAGCTTCACCTCTTATCCTGTCCAGGGGAAAATTCTCTCCAGGACAATCTGTAGAATAAAGCTCTCTATGGCCATATATTTTACTTATTCCATATTTGCTTAACATGGAGCGGGTTAATTCTAATAATGCACTGTACTATGTTTGCCCCATAACCTCAATATTGAAATCACCCTCAGCACATATCCCTATAGATTTAGAATTATATCCTGGACAGTGGGCACCTACGGCCTTCTCATTCCTTCCCGTATATACAGTACCGTTCTTCCTCACAAGATAGTGATAACCGCAGCCGCACCATCCATTTTCAAGATGCCACCTGTGGATATCCTCTATACTGCACACTTTTGCACCTGCATGGTGGAGCACGACTACTTCTGGATTATTGCCCCAGCTTAAACTGCTTCTAAAGCTCAAATTAGAATTTATTATGTTCAAAATGCCACCTCCTAAATTTAAAGGTCCTGCACATCTGCAGGACCTTTATGCTCTATTTCATTTCAAATTCTTTTGAGTCTGTTGTTACAACCTTAGCATCCTTCTTGCCAACTAATGCACCGTTCTTAGTAACAAATATTTTCTTTGCAATTATAAGATCCATGAGAGATGCGACCTGTTCCTGGGTA is from Clostridium fermenticellae and encodes:
- a CDS encoding TIR domain-containing protein, with amino-acid sequence MEHKTFISYKYSEATTLRDDIITALGDAATYYQGETSDSPDLTDTTTDNIKRVLKDMMYDTSVTIVILSPNMKKSKWIDWEIEYSLKQITRKNRTSQTNGVVGVIMKYDGGYDWLEIHGTNCHGFSTLMYKNEHLYPIIYKNHCNSKPPIWHCDDCQTYDFMDGSYITYVEEKSFLDDPEEYINNAYDKSDNTDKYDLKRQR
- a CDS encoding toll/interleukin-1 receptor domain-containing protein, giving the protein MYKGFNVIDDAIFNKKEYYDTGNGNHENNKNIVEKELDEYVGKDGILDGSKIKNDWFKDIDADIFISHSHDDEDLAIKLAGWLKQEFGLTSFIDSCVWKYSNNLLKEIDNAYCKTDDGAYYNYDSRNFSTSHVHMMLSTALTEMIDRTECIFFLNTPNSIYTKDVIKNETMSPWIYSELVTTRLIRETKPSRIINESVLEKKYYDFAKQANLRIKYDVNLDHLYAINYNGFCNWKKINNGKKSKDILDNLYSLLV
- a CDS encoding TIR domain-containing protein, with translation MGHKIFISYKYADDDVYPIESDSNETTTVRNYVDELQKKLGDSNEINKGESDGEDLSQLNKDTIWNKLRNRIYDSTITMVLISKNMKEAFKLEKYQWIPREISYSLKETSRIDKNGNPITSKTNAMLAIIIPDYNNSYQYYTYTNDCCESHCRTLLNNTLFSILGNNMFNIKQPDTKDCENNSTIYYGDSSYIPSVKWDDFIDNMDEYIDKAYEIQDNIDNYNIYKEIE
- a CDS encoding peptidoglycan-binding domain-containing protein; amino-acid sequence: MLSKYGISKIYGHRELYSTDCPGENFPLDRIRGEAAGNGGKLIYPGYLIRMNSNLEDNNVKAVQEKLMSRGYNVGRCGADGFFGGGTLEAVESFQRDCGLAVDGIVGVNTWNRLFG
- a CDS encoding N-acetylmuramoyl-L-alanine amidase codes for the protein MNIINSNLSFRSSLSWGNNPEVVVLHHAGAKVCSIEDIHRWHLENGWCGCGYHYLVRKNGTVYTGRNEKAVGAHCPGYNSKSIGICAEGDFNIEVMGQT
- a CDS encoding DUF2922 domain-containing protein; its protein translation is MANRLNMRFTTEEEGKYFSLSVDNVKEDANGQPSVTQEQVASLMDLIIAKKIFVTKNGALVGKKDAKVVTTDSKEFEMK